CGTGCCGGTCAGCCGCGCCGGCCCGCGCTCTGCAAGCCAGTCCAGAGCGGCCGCCACTGGCGGAAAATGGCGTCGTACCACCGTTTCGCAGTCGTTTCCGACCGCCGTACCCTCAAGGAAGGCGCGAATTGTGATGGGTGAAGTATGACGTGTCAAATCAGGGTCGGCGAAGACCATCGCCGTGGTAACCGAACATTCCGGCTTGATGAGCACAACCCAGGATTCCGGGGGCTCGACAGGCGTGAGCCGCTCGCCGACGCCTTCGGCGAAGGCCGCACGACCATAGAGAAAGATCGGCACATCGGCGCCCAATTCGACTCCAAGTTGGGCCAGTTCTTGATCCGCCAGATGCAGGTCCCAGAGATGATTGAGAGCCACCAGGGCCGTGGCCGCATCCGAACTGCCTCCGCCGATGCCTCCACCCACTGGCAGACGCTTGTCGAGATGCAGAGTAACGCCGGCATCGATACCGGTATGTGTCTTCAACAGACGCGCGGCGCGTACCGCCAGATTCTGCTCCGCGGTGATACCCGGCAG
The DNA window shown above is from Gammaproteobacteria bacterium and carries:
- the ispE gene encoding 4-(cytidine 5'-diphospho)-2-C-methyl-D-erythritol kinase translates to MSTSLHWPAPAKINLFLHVLGRRSDGYHELQTVFQFLDCCDLLDFERRDDGEILLVTPLPGITAEQNLAVRAARLLKTHTGIDAGVTLHLDKRLPVGGGIGGGSSDAATALVALNHLWDLHLADQELAQLGVELGADVPIFLYGRAAFAEGVGERLTPVEPPESWVVLIKPECSVTTAMVFADPDLTRHTSPITIRAFLEGTAVGNDCETVVRRHFPPVAAALDWLAERGPARLTGTGSCVYAAYASEARARAVGMQVPAPWRGYVVRALNRSPLLDRLEHAQANVQMSMDWRWKL